The proteins below come from a single Candidatus Planktophila dulcis genomic window:
- a CDS encoding FkbM family methyltransferase has protein sequence MNNSRSKLADKPRLFLLVSSTWRFVRYFLIVIRLKGARSVGVDEFENGLLVLNRTTSLGERGELVTTPRDETIYRFVVEHGEWEPDESRYLSNRLIAAEDAGENGLKIALVDIGANSGLVTRQVLNLSGSACEVILVEPIPNHVLAIQANLKKWGDRDQVRIVEAALGEINGQSEISIEKSNRGNSSLLSSAMPAAGTLKLSVEILAVEDFFKNFLSNLDRYIVKSDTQGYDSRILSLLPIEFWNKCQGAVIEVWALPEIEVLPVQLLLTKWQSYWDFNWAADGSSPTNLEEIGSFWLSKSGKSKNLFINCAR, from the coding sequence GTGAATAATTCGCGATCCAAGTTAGCTGACAAACCCAGACTTTTTCTACTGGTTTCGAGTACTTGGAGATTTGTAAGATATTTTTTAATTGTTATTCGCCTGAAGGGTGCACGAAGTGTTGGTGTCGATGAATTTGAAAATGGATTACTAGTTCTGAATCGAACCACTTCTTTGGGTGAAAGGGGTGAACTAGTCACTACCCCTCGGGATGAAACCATTTACAGGTTTGTTGTTGAACATGGTGAGTGGGAGCCCGACGAATCTCGCTACCTCTCGAACCGACTAATCGCGGCCGAAGATGCAGGAGAGAATGGGCTGAAGATTGCACTTGTTGATATAGGTGCGAATTCTGGCCTTGTAACGAGGCAGGTACTAAACCTTTCAGGGAGCGCCTGTGAAGTAATTTTGGTTGAACCCATCCCGAATCATGTTCTTGCTATCCAAGCAAATTTGAAGAAGTGGGGTGACAGGGACCAGGTGCGAATTGTGGAGGCTGCGCTGGGTGAAATAAATGGCCAAAGCGAGATAAGTATCGAGAAGTCAAATAGAGGTAATTCTTCGCTTCTTTCAAGTGCAATGCCAGCAGCTGGAACTTTGAAGTTGTCCGTAGAAATTTTGGCAGTAGAGGATTTCTTTAAAAATTTCTTATCAAACCTTGACCGCTACATAGTTAAGTCAGATACACAAGGATATGATTCAAGAATTCTTTCTCTCCTACCCATTGAATTTTGGAATAAATGCCAAGGTGCGGTCATCGAAGTCTGGGCGCTTCCTGAAATAGAAGTTCTCCCGGTGCAGCTGTTGTTAACAAAGTGGCAGAGTTATTGGGATTTTAATTGGGCGGCAGATGGCTCATCTCCAACAAATCTTGAAGAAATCGGATCTTTCTGGTTAAGCAAGTCAGGAAAATCTAAAAACTTATTCATTAACTGTGCTAGATAG
- a CDS encoding GNAT family N-acetyltransferase has product MRHILKLYRTLEAPISHIPHNYQFITFDPEIHDQAWLDLNNLIFAGHPDQGNWALADLENRMQEAWFDPKGFFLCVQGGKIAGFCWTKIHHEFVNQDPIGELYVIGVDPSESGKGIGKAVCTGGLIYLKEKGIKQAMLYVDDDNEAGKGLYQSLGFN; this is encoded by the coding sequence ATGCGCCACATTCTTAAGCTCTACCGAACACTTGAAGCACCAATTTCGCACATTCCGCATAACTATCAATTCATTACCTTCGACCCAGAAATTCACGACCAAGCCTGGCTCGACCTCAACAACCTCATCTTTGCAGGACATCCCGACCAAGGAAATTGGGCATTGGCAGATCTAGAAAACAGAATGCAAGAGGCTTGGTTTGATCCAAAGGGATTCTTCCTCTGTGTTCAGGGCGGCAAGATTGCAGGTTTCTGCTGGACCAAGATTCACCATGAATTTGTTAACCAGGACCCAATCGGTGAGCTATATGTCATCGGCGTTGACCCAAGCGAATCAGGCAAAGGTATTGGCAAAGCGGTCTGCACAGGGGGTCTAATCTACCTAAAGGAAAAGGGCATCAAACAGGCCATGTTGTATGTCGATGACGATAACGAAGCTGGGAAAGGCTTATATCAAAGCCTTGGATTCAATTAA
- a CDS encoding response regulator transcription factor, translated as MAKVLLLTNSQGASAEVLPALALLQHTCKVMPLEASVLVDTPLMDVVFVDARRDFPTAKSLTRLLSTTGVGAPIIAITTEGGLSAFTADWGVDDVILDTAGPAEVDARIRIAVGAHAAQLESLDPTSSEIRQGDVVIDENTYTAKIKGTSLDLTFKEFELLKYLAQHPGRVFTRAQLLQEIWGYDYFGGTRTVDVHIRRLRSKLGPEFESIIGTVRNVGYRFTVQNGGKETSISELV; from the coding sequence ATGGCCAAGGTGTTGCTACTGACTAATTCGCAAGGAGCAAGCGCAGAAGTTCTTCCTGCTCTCGCCCTCTTGCAACACACTTGCAAAGTCATGCCACTTGAAGCATCTGTTCTCGTCGACACACCACTTATGGATGTTGTCTTCGTCGATGCTCGTCGCGACTTCCCCACAGCAAAATCACTCACACGACTTCTCTCAACTACTGGAGTCGGTGCACCCATTATTGCAATCACAACCGAAGGAGGCCTCTCAGCATTTACTGCAGACTGGGGCGTTGACGATGTCATCCTCGATACGGCGGGACCAGCTGAAGTAGATGCTCGTATCCGCATCGCAGTTGGGGCACATGCCGCACAACTTGAGTCCCTTGATCCCACATCATCTGAAATCCGTCAAGGTGATGTCGTCATCGATGAAAATACTTACACGGCCAAGATCAAGGGCACTTCCCTTGATTTAACATTTAAAGAATTCGAATTACTGAAGTACCTCGCACAACACCCAGGTCGCGTATTTACTCGCGCGCAGCTTCTTCAAGAAATCTGGGGCTATGACTACTTCGGTGGCACTCGCACAGTAGACGTTCACATCCGTCGCCTTCGCTCAAAGCTCGGCCCTGAATTTGAATCAATCATCGGCACTGTCCGCAATGTCGGATACCGCTTCACCGTACAAAACGGTGGCAAGGAAACTTCTATTTCTGAACTCGTTTAA
- a CDS encoding thioredoxin family protein, which translates to MKTYLPLVIVLALASAYGFWWKRKQGAIRSNKAIPGHRLTPAVLGEALGSRATMVQFSSAFCTPCRATHALLSQMVISMADVKHIHIDAESHLELVRELDIRSTPTTLFINKDGVEVGRAAGTPKREQVLAALARIG; encoded by the coding sequence GTGAAAACCTATCTTCCACTCGTCATTGTGCTGGCTCTTGCTTCAGCATATGGATTCTGGTGGAAGCGTAAACAAGGCGCTATCCGCTCCAATAAAGCTATTCCAGGCCATCGATTGACTCCTGCGGTACTGGGTGAGGCCCTGGGATCACGAGCGACCATGGTGCAGTTCTCATCAGCTTTCTGCACTCCGTGCAGAGCAACCCATGCACTGCTCTCTCAGATGGTCATTTCTATGGCTGATGTGAAGCACATTCATATCGATGCTGAGTCTCATCTTGAGTTGGTGCGAGAGCTCGATATCCGATCAACGCCAACAACCTTGTTTATCAATAAGGATGGGGTTGAGGTAGGCCGCGCTGCAGGAACACCTAAGCGTGAGCAGGTTCTGGCTGCGTTAGCAAGAATTGGATAA
- a CDS encoding class I SAM-dependent methyltransferase — protein METLLYFLNTFRPSLILRRTRSGFFWAYGNQIAFLRWFYYIKILRKLNFDVNRNTTLGVSYSREQFGKFTPLARIYNPIFAMMCIPTELNKRLLILGPRYENEIYIARSLGFDLKSISTLDTFSYSPLVDIGDMHEMNFPDNEFSYLLCSWTLSYSANPKQAAKEMMRVTSAGGLIAISVEKVSEIQMLNGVPGILKGSERIQTRAQLQELFVDCEIKIILEPIATGMLICILQKKIPN, from the coding sequence ATGGAAACATTGTTGTATTTTCTGAACACCTTTAGACCAAGTCTGATTCTTAGAAGAACAAGGTCGGGGTTTTTTTGGGCTTATGGGAACCAAATTGCTTTTCTTCGCTGGTTTTATTACATCAAAATTCTACGAAAATTAAATTTTGATGTCAATAGGAATACGACTTTGGGTGTCTCATACTCCCGAGAGCAATTCGGTAAGTTTACACCTCTCGCCCGAATTTATAACCCAATATTCGCGATGATGTGCATTCCAACCGAACTAAACAAGAGACTTCTTATTCTTGGCCCTCGATATGAAAATGAGATCTATATTGCTCGAAGTCTAGGGTTTGACTTAAAGTCTATTTCTACTCTTGACACATTCTCTTACTCACCTCTGGTCGATATCGGTGATATGCATGAGATGAATTTCCCGGATAATGAATTTTCATACTTGCTTTGTTCATGGACTCTTTCGTATTCTGCTAATCCAAAACAAGCAGCAAAGGAAATGATGAGAGTTACCAGCGCCGGGGGGCTAATTGCAATATCTGTGGAAAAAGTCTCAGAAATTCAGATGTTGAATGGCGTTCCAGGAATACTGAAAGGTAGTGAACGAATACAAACAAGAGCACAGCTTCAGGAATTATTCGTTGATTGTGAAATTAAGATAATCCTAGAACCAATTGCAACCGGAATGCTCATATGTATTCTGCAAAAGAAAATTCCTAATTAA
- a CDS encoding DUF4395 domain-containing protein, whose protein sequence is MSEILEKPEVQKIYIDARGPRFSASFTAIFLATALVTHNVWVLVAQGLVFLIGATRGPQFTPYGLLFKNLIKPRLKKEAPTEDVRPPKFAQSVGFGFALVGTIGAFAGADIVFTVATAFALAAAFLNAAFNYCLGCEMYLLLVRFRSK, encoded by the coding sequence ATGTCCGAAATTCTAGAAAAGCCAGAAGTGCAAAAGATTTATATCGATGCACGTGGTCCACGATTTTCTGCAAGCTTCACGGCAATCTTTCTTGCAACAGCCTTAGTAACTCATAACGTCTGGGTTCTTGTTGCTCAAGGGCTTGTCTTTCTTATCGGTGCTACTCGCGGTCCTCAGTTCACTCCCTACGGTTTGCTCTTTAAGAACCTCATCAAGCCTCGCTTGAAGAAGGAGGCTCCAACGGAGGATGTGCGCCCACCTAAGTTTGCGCAATCTGTTGGATTTGGATTCGCACTTGTTGGAACAATCGGCGCATTTGCTGGCGCAGATATCGTCTTCACGGTTGCAACCGCATTCGCACTAGCTGCAGCGTTTCTTAACGCTGCCTTTAATTATTGTTTGGGTTGTGAGATGTATCTGCTGCTCGTCCGTTTTAGATCTAAATAA
- a CDS encoding sulfurtransferase, translating to MSRETSLVTADWVAQNLNDPKVVIVEVDEDTTLYAQGHIENAITFHWREDLQDGLIRDLISKEKFEALLSKSGISNDSTVILYGGNNNWFATYAFWYFKVYGHADVRLLDGGRKRWELDARPFVSEVPSRTLTHYVAKERDNSIRAYRDEVIAAIGTKNIVDVRSPAEFSGELAAPAHLPQEGGQIKGHIPTAKNIPWSKAANEDGTFKSDAELKEIYQSAGVDLAKDTIAYCRIGERSAFSWFVLHELLGVNNVKNYDGSWTEYGSLVGVPVAVGA from the coding sequence ATGTCACGTGAAACATCGCTGGTTACCGCTGATTGGGTAGCTCAAAACTTAAATGACCCAAAGGTTGTTATCGTCGAGGTTGACGAAGATACAACCCTCTACGCACAGGGCCATATTGAAAATGCCATTACCTTCCACTGGCGCGAAGATCTACAAGATGGCTTGATCCGCGACCTCATCTCAAAGGAGAAGTTTGAAGCTCTTCTTTCAAAGAGTGGAATCTCAAATGATTCAACAGTGATCCTCTATGGAGGTAATAACAACTGGTTTGCTACCTATGCGTTCTGGTACTTCAAGGTCTATGGCCATGCAGATGTTCGCCTTCTTGATGGTGGTCGTAAGCGCTGGGAGCTCGATGCTCGCCCATTCGTAAGCGAAGTTCCTTCTCGCACACTTACTCACTACGTTGCAAAGGAGCGCGATAACTCAATCCGCGCATACCGCGATGAAGTGATTGCAGCTATTGGCACAAAGAACATCGTTGATGTGCGCTCACCTGCAGAGTTCTCAGGAGAGCTTGCAGCTCCTGCTCACCTTCCACAAGAAGGTGGACAGATCAAGGGACATATTCCAACAGCGAAGAACATCCCTTGGTCAAAGGCTGCAAATGAAGATGGGACGTTTAAATCAGATGCTGAACTTAAGGAGATCTACCAGAGCGCTGGTGTTGATCTAGCTAAGGACACTATTGCTTACTGCCGTATTGGTGAGCGCTCAGCGTTCTCTTGGTTTGTGCTTCACGAACTACTAGGTGTTAACAATGTAAAGAACTACGACGGATCATGGACTGAATACGGTTCACTCGTCGGAGTTCCTGTTGCAGTTGGCGCATAA
- a CDS encoding DUF1416 domain-containing protein: MRTCGATPGGPSLDGIDLSQQTVIQGQILRDGSSDSVPNGTAVANGHVRLLDASGEFTAEVPTNSDGQFCFFAAPGSWTLVVQAPGARVEQKLIAARGTPTDLVIHI, translated from the coding sequence ATGCGTACTTGCGGTGCAACACCTGGTGGACCATCTCTTGATGGCATAGATCTATCTCAGCAGACCGTAATTCAGGGACAAATACTTCGGGACGGGAGTTCTGATTCAGTGCCCAATGGCACTGCGGTTGCTAATGGACATGTGCGATTACTTGATGCATCAGGTGAATTCACCGCAGAGGTTCCGACCAATAGTGATGGTCAGTTCTGTTTCTTCGCAGCTCCTGGTTCCTGGACTCTTGTGGTTCAGGCACCGGGTGCTCGCGTAGAGCAGAAGCTCATTGCCGCTCGTGGTACGCCTACAGATCTTGTTATCCACATTTGA
- a CDS encoding Fur family transcriptional regulator, translating into MAEKHELHEKGLRLTPQRELVLSAVRSLGHATPEEVAEKVRQTHPGINLSTVYRNLETLENVGLVQHTHLGHGGATYHAAEELTHLHLVCGTCGSVGDAPIDVAANFVQNLSDDYGFKTDVTHFAIYGTCAACVK; encoded by the coding sequence ATGGCTGAAAAACACGAACTCCACGAAAAGGGCTTACGCCTTACGCCGCAGCGCGAACTTGTTCTCTCTGCTGTTCGTTCCCTAGGACACGCAACACCTGAAGAGGTGGCAGAGAAGGTGCGCCAGACACACCCTGGAATCAACCTTTCAACTGTCTATCGCAACCTTGAAACACTGGAAAACGTTGGCCTTGTTCAGCACACACACCTAGGCCATGGTGGTGCTACCTATCACGCAGCCGAAGAGCTAACCCATTTACACCTTGTCTGTGGCACATGCGGATCAGTGGGAGATGCTCCCATCGATGTTGCAGCGAACTTCGTGCAGAACCTTTCTGATGACTACGGCTTTAAGACCGATGTCACACACTTTGCCATCTATGGCACCTGTGCTGCCTGCGTTAAATAG
- a CDS encoding YgfZ/GcvT domain-containing protein — MTAVFVEDGPDKGAIWHFGEPNKEQRALAEGKAWADLSHLSVIAISGDDRLKWLHDLTTQYLVDFGAGMWLSAMVLDPQGHVEYQFNVVDDGTTSYLVMDPHFVEGLSTYLNKMRFMLRVEVRDATSEFAVLRAPGAANEIGGPFALVPRAELEEMKSAFNSTATQVGTWALDAERVAAGRPRHGIDTDFKTIPNELGVLNGAVHMNKGCYRGQETVAKIYNLGKPPRRLVMLHLDGHAVVMPPTGTPVMNGETQVGFLGTVARHHELGPIALAIVKRNTPVDAQLMVEGVAASQQIIVEA, encoded by the coding sequence ATGACAGCCGTATTTGTAGAAGATGGCCCCGATAAGGGCGCCATCTGGCATTTCGGTGAACCCAATAAAGAACAACGCGCACTGGCTGAAGGCAAAGCATGGGCGGATTTATCTCATCTTTCAGTCATTGCGATATCAGGAGATGATCGCCTGAAGTGGTTACACGATTTAACAACCCAGTACCTCGTTGATTTCGGTGCTGGCATGTGGCTATCTGCAATGGTCTTGGATCCACAGGGACATGTTGAGTATCAATTCAATGTTGTTGATGATGGAACCACTTCTTATCTTGTGATGGATCCACACTTTGTTGAAGGTTTGTCAACGTATTTGAACAAAATGCGATTTATGTTGCGCGTGGAAGTCCGCGATGCCACATCTGAATTTGCAGTCCTGCGCGCACCGGGAGCAGCCAATGAAATCGGTGGACCTTTTGCGCTGGTTCCCCGCGCAGAACTTGAAGAGATGAAGTCCGCATTTAACTCAACAGCCACACAGGTTGGCACATGGGCACTGGACGCCGAACGTGTTGCTGCAGGGCGCCCACGACATGGGATTGATACTGACTTTAAGACAATTCCTAATGAGCTCGGTGTGTTAAATGGCGCAGTCCATATGAATAAAGGGTGTTATAGAGGACAAGAGACAGTGGCAAAGATTTATAACTTAGGTAAGCCACCTCGTCGCCTTGTGATGTTGCACCTAGATGGCCATGCAGTTGTGATGCCACCAACGGGTACTCCTGTGATGAATGGTGAGACCCAAGTTGGATTTCTTGGGACTGTGGCTCGCCATCATGAATTAGGGCCGATTGCACTTGCAATTGTGAAGCGCAATACGCCAGTTGATGCGCAGTTGATGGTTGAGGGTGTGGCTGCATCACAGCAGATCATCGTGGAGGCATAA
- a CDS encoding FABP family protein: MAFTIPEGLHPDLNPLAWMIGTWRGKGRGEYPTIETFEYAHEVVFNHDGRPFMNYYSRSWIIDKDGEIIRPAASETGFWRVKENNVLEVVISHNTGISEGWVGQFDGPKIQLVMDQGYSAPSAKIVTAGVRLYGLVAGELFFAYDMAAEGQELQAHIWSTLERQSE; this comes from the coding sequence ATGGCCTTCACAATCCCTGAAGGACTACATCCTGATCTCAATCCACTTGCGTGGATGATTGGAACTTGGCGCGGTAAGGGCCGTGGTGAATATCCAACGATTGAAACCTTTGAATATGCCCATGAGGTGGTCTTTAACCATGATGGTCGCCCTTTTATGAATTACTACTCACGTTCATGGATTATTGATAAAGATGGGGAGATTATTCGCCCTGCGGCCTCTGAGACAGGTTTCTGGCGCGTGAAGGAAAATAATGTGTTAGAAGTTGTGATCTCACATAACACTGGAATCTCTGAAGGTTGGGTCGGACAATTTGATGGTCCCAAGATTCAATTAGTGATGGATCAGGGGTATTCAGCACCGAGCGCGAAGATTGTTACAGCGGGTGTGCGCTTGTATGGTCTTGTTGCAGGAGAGCTCTTCTTCGCCTATGACATGGCAGCTGAAGGACAAGAACTTCAGGCACATATCTGGTCAACACTTGAGCGTCAGTCTGAGTAG
- a CDS encoding asparaginase, which yields MSDAVLAEYVRDGVVESVHRGYLLALNADGSVNLALGSSEQLIFPRSCVKSIQGAAMVRAGLKLEPRLLALSCSSHSGTAEHLTAVREILSLAKLDESALQCMLDKPLGDEERRAWADKAPTRIAMNCSGKHAAMLLTCVTNGWPIANYLDPSHPLQVAIKSELEALAGESITLTSTDGCGAPLFLLSVTGLARAVRAITISSDPVHVSVLSASRTYPQMVAGKGRLTTQMMEAVPGLYMKDGAEAVEVASMPDGRTLVFKVSDGSLRPFRVLVHAGLKRLGIDSPYEAENVLGGDRVIGAIRATF from the coding sequence ATGAGTGATGCAGTATTAGCAGAGTATGTTCGCGATGGCGTTGTGGAATCTGTGCACCGCGGGTATTTGCTTGCACTCAACGCTGATGGTTCCGTCAACCTTGCTCTCGGTAGTTCTGAGCAGTTGATCTTTCCTCGCTCATGTGTGAAATCAATTCAAGGCGCTGCGATGGTGCGCGCAGGGTTGAAGTTAGAGCCGCGTCTACTTGCTCTCAGTTGTTCAAGCCATTCAGGCACAGCGGAGCATTTAACTGCAGTGCGCGAAATCTTGTCACTTGCCAAACTCGATGAGAGTGCGCTGCAGTGCATGCTAGATAAGCCGTTGGGGGATGAAGAACGTCGTGCTTGGGCAGATAAGGCACCTACACGTATTGCAATGAACTGCAGTGGAAAGCATGCTGCGATGTTGTTGACCTGCGTTACTAATGGTTGGCCTATTGCAAACTATTTAGATCCATCGCATCCTTTGCAAGTTGCTATTAAGAGTGAGTTAGAGGCGTTAGCAGGGGAATCAATCACACTGACATCTACTGATGGGTGCGGAGCACCGTTGTTCTTACTCTCTGTCACTGGTTTGGCACGTGCTGTTCGTGCAATAACTATCTCCAGTGATCCTGTGCATGTGAGTGTGTTGAGTGCATCGCGGACATATCCGCAGATGGTTGCAGGTAAGGGTCGTCTTACAACGCAGATGATGGAGGCTGTGCCTGGGCTCTATATGAAAGATGGCGCAGAAGCTGTTGAAGTTGCATCGATGCCTGATGGGCGAACACTGGTATTTAAAGTCTCTGATGGCTCATTGCGACCCTTTCGCGTATTGGTCCATGCAGGTTTGAAGCGATTGGGTATTGATAGCCCGTATGAGGCTGAGAACGTGCTTGGTGGTGACCGAGTTATCGGTGCCATTCGCGCAACCTTTTAA
- the mshA gene encoding D-inositol-3-phosphate glycosyltransferase, with translation MTSRRIATLMVHTSPLDQAGTGDAGGMNIYVVEAAQNMAAMGVQVDIFTRRTNTDIADVVDVAPGVRVIQLNVGPVSGVTKEQLPKLIPELSVAFSDALSKTKYDIIHSHYWISGKVAMPVAKELGIPLVHTMHTMARVKNLNLAEGETPEPMIRVQGETQVVAAADVLVANTDAEAASLVSLYEACPDNVLVVSPGVNLKVFTASTGRAAARDVLDLDKSAHIITFVGRIQPHKGPEVLIRAIAELVSHSPHLRTKLITNIIGGASGANQSEVERLKELTTWLGIDDVVRFAPPVPREDLPQWYRASDLVCVPSYSESFGLVALEAQACGTPVVATAVGGLRTAVADGISGVLVDGHDPRAWSSVLSRLLQEPQRRVLLSMGAIEHASHFGWDATSRGTLDIYDRVLSARADAQKNIG, from the coding sequence ATGACTTCTCGTCGCATCGCCACCTTGATGGTGCATACCTCACCTCTTGATCAAGCAGGCACAGGCGATGCTGGTGGCATGAATATCTATGTCGTTGAAGCAGCACAGAATATGGCTGCGATGGGCGTGCAGGTAGATATCTTCACACGTAGAACAAATACAGATATTGCAGATGTTGTCGATGTTGCACCGGGAGTGCGCGTCATACAACTCAACGTTGGCCCTGTCAGTGGTGTGACAAAAGAGCAGCTACCTAAGCTGATCCCTGAACTCTCAGTAGCTTTTAGTGATGCACTGAGCAAAACAAAGTACGACATCATCCATTCGCATTACTGGATCAGTGGCAAGGTTGCTATGCCGGTTGCTAAAGAGCTGGGTATTCCTCTTGTGCACACCATGCACACCATGGCAAGGGTTAAGAACTTGAATTTGGCAGAAGGAGAAACTCCTGAGCCAATGATTCGTGTGCAGGGTGAGACTCAAGTGGTTGCAGCAGCCGACGTACTCGTTGCCAATACCGATGCTGAGGCAGCATCTCTTGTCTCTCTCTATGAGGCATGTCCAGATAATGTTTTGGTGGTCAGCCCTGGTGTGAACCTGAAAGTCTTTACGGCCAGTACTGGGCGAGCAGCTGCCCGTGATGTATTAGATCTTGATAAGAGCGCTCATATCATCACCTTTGTGGGTCGTATTCAGCCGCATAAGGGCCCTGAGGTACTAATTCGCGCTATTGCAGAGCTTGTCTCGCACTCACCACATCTGCGTACTAAATTGATTACCAACATCATTGGTGGAGCATCGGGTGCTAACCAATCAGAAGTTGAAAGACTAAAAGAGCTCACCACATGGCTTGGTATTGATGATGTGGTGCGCTTTGCTCCTCCTGTGCCACGTGAAGATCTGCCGCAGTGGTATCGCGCATCTGATTTAGTCTGCGTACCAAGTTATTCTGAGAGCTTTGGTTTAGTTGCCCTTGAAGCACAAGCCTGTGGCACGCCAGTTGTTGCAACAGCGGTTGGCGGCCTTCGCACAGCGGTTGCTGACGGTATTTCAGGTGTTCTCGTTGATGGACATGATCCACGTGCTTGGTCATCTGTTCTCTCTCGCCTTCTTCAAGAGCCACAGCGCCGCGTGCTGCTCTCCATGGGTGCTATCGAGCATGCATCGCACTTTGGGTGGGATGCAACATCACGGGGCACCCTTGATATCTATGACCGTGTTCTCTCAGCCCGTGCTGATGCCCAGAAAAATATTGGATAG
- a CDS encoding YbjN domain-containing protein: MALDPREVIEDFLQSHDLDFDRKDASTFMVTLPGEKKLQTHCALVVGDHSLSINAFVIRKPDTHEDAVHKWCMTKNASMYGIAFAINELGDIYLVGRLPLDAVNAQEIDRLIGSVLQYSDSSFNPLLELGFADAIRREWAWRVSRGESLANLEAFKHLV; the protein is encoded by the coding sequence ATGGCACTTGATCCACGGGAGGTCATTGAAGATTTCCTTCAATCCCACGATTTAGATTTTGATCGCAAGGATGCAAGCACCTTTATGGTGACGCTGCCTGGGGAGAAGAAACTACAGACTCATTGCGCTCTCGTTGTGGGAGATCACTCTTTGAGTATTAATGCCTTTGTTATTCGTAAGCCTGATACTCATGAAGATGCTGTGCATAAGTGGTGCATGACAAAGAATGCATCGATGTATGGGATTGCCTTTGCCATCAATGAGCTGGGAGATATCTATCTTGTGGGGCGTCTGCCACTGGATGCTGTGAATGCGCAAGAGATTGATCGTTTGATTGGATCAGTGCTGCAGTATTCAGATTCATCTTTTAATCCGCTATTGGAATTGGGCTTTGCAGATGCAATCCGCCGAGAATGGGCATGGCGAGTAAGCCGTGGTGAATCTCTTGCAAATCTTGAAGCCTTCAAGCATCTTGTGTGA
- a CDS encoding phosphoglyceromutase translates to MSNYNLILLRHGESEWNALNLFTGWVDVRLSEKGIAEASRGGKLLAERGLLPDVVHTSLLRRAIHTSQLALDSCDRHWIPVKRSWRLNERHYGALQGKDKAQTLAEYGEEQFMLWRRSYDTPPPLIEKGSEYSQDADARYADLGAELPLTECLKDVVVRMVPYWTESIIPDLKSGKTVLVTAHGNSLRALVKHLEGISDADIAGLNIPTGIPLLYELDANFKPVIAGGEYLDPAAAADAITAVANQGKK, encoded by the coding sequence ATGTCTAACTACAACTTGATCTTGCTACGCCATGGCGAATCCGAATGGAATGCCCTCAACCTCTTTACAGGCTGGGTTGATGTGCGCCTATCTGAAAAAGGTATTGCAGAAGCCAGTCGCGGTGGAAAGTTACTTGCAGAGCGTGGTTTGTTACCTGATGTAGTGCACACATCTCTTCTTCGTCGCGCTATCCACACATCTCAACTTGCTCTTGATTCCTGTGATCGCCACTGGATTCCAGTAAAGCGTTCTTGGCGTCTTAATGAGCGCCACTATGGCGCGCTGCAAGGCAAGGACAAGGCGCAGACGCTGGCTGAATACGGCGAAGAGCAATTTATGTTGTGGCGCCGCTCCTATGACACCCCACCACCGTTGATTGAAAAGGGCTCTGAGTACTCACAAGATGCTGATGCGCGATATGCAGATCTTGGCGCAGAGTTGCCACTGACAGAGTGCCTGAAAGATGTTGTGGTGCGCATGGTTCCTTACTGGACCGAATCAATCATTCCTGACCTCAAGAGCGGCAAGACAGTGCTTGTGACAGCTCACGGCAATTCACTGCGCGCTCTCGTTAAGCACCTTGAAGGAATAAGTGATGCTGATATTGCTGGCCTTAATATCCCAACGGGTATTCCACTGCTCTATGAGTTAGATGCGAATTTCAAGCCAGTCATAGCTGGCGGTGAGTATTTAGATCCTGCGGCAGCTGCGGATGCAATTACAGCAGTTGCGAATCAGGGCAAAAAGTAA